agagTTCAACttatgatattgtgatacaaaatccagcctaTCAGTTATGTTTGCTGTGTATGACTGCTTtttgcaacaacaataataataataataataatccagaatGAATTGATCCTCgttttagatttgtattgcaGACAAGGACTTGGGAAAAAGgtcaccaaataaataaataaataaataataaaacataaattaagGTTAGCTTCAGCTATTGAGGATGTTGTGTGAATGCAGCTCCTAGGTTGCACCAGCCTAGGCCGTAACCTTCACTTCTGGTGGGCTTTTCCTTTCGGCTGGATGCTGGATATATTATTTGTAAAATGGGGGTGAAGTTGATGGTCATGTCTCAGgaaccccctttttaaaaaaattagggctCGTAGTTTTCAGGCAGGGACCAGATTCCACAGTGAGGGGAGAAATAACATCTCCGTAACTAAATAACCaccttcaggactgggtggcatagaagtctaattaattaatggAATATTTAAAAGTGCCAGAGGTCAGCAAACGGGGAGGCATTTGAGAGACACCCCAAATGTTTCCAGGACACACAAGAGGTCCCAATTCTGAAAAAGTAAGCCAGGATTAAACCTCAAATCTGCATACAAAGGAAAGCTGCTGCCCCCAATAGTTTTCCTCCGGCTTGGCGGCTGGAAGAAGGGGGCACTTCAAGtcccatttgctggctggaggatgatgggagttgaagtccacccaccggCCAAACTGGAGAAACGCTGCACTAACCAACATGGAGGTCTGGTTCACACTCAGCCCAACAAGCTCAGATTCCCAAGGTGGATCCCCAGAAGGGCCCACATGGGTCTTGTAGTCCTCCCTGAACTGGGGAAGGCGAGGCGAGCGCCCGCTTGCAGAAACTCCCTCCCGGGCCTCTTTGCGCactgccctccttccccctctgcGCGCAAGAGGGCGGTGTGGGTGGGGGGGCAGTGGGTCCAGGCTCGCAGCCTTCCCGCCTCCTGCAGCCCCGGCCCCGCTTGCAGCCCGCGTGCTTTTACCCTCGGGCGCCTCTGGGTCGCGGCGGACGGCGGGCGCAAAGTAGCGCGCAACGGCGGCGGGCCCGTCGTGACGGATGGAGCAAGGGAGGAGGTGCAGGGCGTCTCGGGGAGCCCCCGGCAGGGAAGCCAGCGCCAGCCGCCCCGGGCCCCGCTCTCCGCCCCCTCCGGCCATAGTGAGTCTGGCGCGCTTCCCACGCTGCACGCCGGCCCCGCCCTGGGCTCCACCcctgcgagggagggagggaaggaaggagggatccaCCCCCAGGTGGGAGGGAGAGTCTCACCCAGAGATCCATCTCAGGTGGATGGGGAGATCCTGACCCAGGGATCCACCCCCACCTGGGAGAGTCTCACCCAGGGATCCACCCCAGGTGGGAGAGTCTCACCCAGGGATCCACCCCAGGTGGGAGAGATCCATGCCCAGGGATCCATCCCCAGGTGGGAGAGATCCATGCCCAGGGATCCATCCCCAGGTGGGAGAGATCCATGCCCAGGGATCCATCCCCAGGTGGGAGGGAGGCTGGCCCAGGGATCCACCCCGGCCCCGGGTGGCAGGGAAATCTTCACCCGTGGATGCACCCCTGGTGAGAGAGATCCTTCTCCTGGGGTCCACCCccaggtgggagggaggaaaggagagatccTGGCCCAGTGATCCAGCCCTGCCTGAAAAAGAAATTTCTCACCCAGGGATCCACACCAGGTGAGGGAGAAATCCTCATCCAGGGATCCACCCACAAGTGGGAGGGTGAGATCCCCATGCCcaggtgggaaggagggaaggagagatccTGGCCCAGGAATCCACCTCCACCAGGGAGGGAGATTCTCACCCAGCGATCCACCCCCAGGTAGGTGGGAGGGAGAAATCCTCCCTTGCCAGGGATCCAGCCCCAGGTGGGAGATCCTCACCCAGGGACCCACCCCCAGGTTGAGAGGGAGAGATTTCCCTTGCCCAGGGATCCACCTCTCCCCACCCTTTGGGAGGGAGGGATCCTTAAGATAACATAGAGGAGAACCATAGGgctggggggaggagggggcctgggagatgaagtccagctGTCTTACAatgatcttatttttaaaatccctgTTGCGAAccctccaagtcctcagagaggggtggcgtacaaatctaataaattattattattattaaaataaaaaaaacccaccactctAAATCAAACTGATCGCTTCCCTTGGAACTTTGTTGGTGTGGTTTTGCAACACTAAGCAACATCCTGTGGTGTAATTCAAGCTGTGCCATCAACACACAAGTTTGTGGGTTTGACTGCCACACACCGCTCCGTTCCCCATTTATTTTCTCCCACTTATATCACAGGGATCCGATCTTGGtcatttttaagacttgtggacttcaactcccaaaattccccagcagGCATGAtgacttcctgctgctgctgacTCCGCCCCGGCTATGCAGCCACGTCAGGAAATGCTCcctcggaattctgggagttgaagtccacaggcctgAAACTAGCCAAGGTTCGACCCCTCCGGCCTATATCAAATTGAAATACAAAATGGCCTCCCCAAatatcttatttgtttgtttatttaatttgacttctatgccgcccaatcccgaaggactcagggcagctcacaacagtataaaattataaataacagcaaggataaaaagaagtcaagaaaaaaatgaactaatttctaaaatcctaattaaaacttgaAACAGTTCAACAGCATACATACTAGCCATTCATAcccatggacaagctagtggttaatTTAGGCCTACCgtcatagccaggtcttcgtggccttacggaaagccagcagggtgggggccatacggacctcgggggggagttgattccataaagccggggcagccacagagaaggcccttcccggcgttgtttagctgacaggacctggaggaggccaactctgtgtactcttattggtctctgggaggtatgtggcaggagacggtcccataaataatcttcCTCTGTCCCTGTCCAATTTATCACACGGAGTTTGCAAAAGGtatatactgtactatatatatttttattgggaaCATTTCTGAGAAGTTCCACCCAAAAGTTGGTGAGTGACAGCCCCATCCCCATCCATTCCCCCTTCACCCACAGGACCGTTGTGCTCTCAACTGCCCTTCACCAGACCCTGCAAATAGTGGTTAAGCGAGGGGAGGAGCTTCCAGTTGTCGGTGCGGATAGTCACCCGGGCCGCATCGTCCACACTCCGC
This genomic window from Erythrolamprus reginae isolate rEryReg1 chromosome 13, rEryReg1.hap1, whole genome shotgun sequence contains:
- the RNASEH2C gene encoding ribonuclease H2 subunit C isoform X1 is translated as MGMGLSLTNFWVELLRNVPNKNIYSTVYTFCKLRVINWTGTEEDYLWDRLLPHTSQRPIRVHRVGLLQVLSAKQRREGPSLWLPRLYGINSPPRSVWPPPCWLSVRPRRPGYDGEASVSFRGRSLKGKESSLPKGYVGLVLEETNLGPTSEEREVSVKSTFDSLTVWNLERAPSNSDEIVMALDWPAIARGIHGPVTDEE